In the genome of Oxalobacter aliiformigenes, one region contains:
- a CDS encoding ABC transporter ATP-binding protein, with translation MIATEKLGKRYGEKTVLSGVTLELPKEKIIAFIGGNGTGKSTLLSLITRTLSKSEGKVMVDGTELSDWNNRELAKKLSILRQANDLNIRLTIRELVAFGRFPYTRGRLNAEDEKQIDRALDYLGLKPLEHRYLDELSGGQRQMAFIAMIIAQDTEYIFLDEPLNNLDMRHSVQIMKVLRRLVTEAGKTVMVVIHDINFVVSHADYVIALKEGKVIAQGDTGTIIRPDVLKNIYDMDIKVAEIDGRPICLYYS, from the coding sequence ATGATCGCCACCGAAAAGCTGGGCAAGCGATACGGTGAAAAAACCGTTCTGTCCGGTGTCACCCTCGAGTTGCCGAAAGAAAAAATCATCGCGTTCATCGGTGGAAACGGAACCGGCAAAAGTACGCTGCTCTCGCTGATCACCCGCACGTTGTCCAAATCGGAAGGAAAAGTCATGGTCGACGGCACCGAACTTTCCGACTGGAACAACCGGGAACTGGCCAAAAAACTGTCCATCCTGCGTCAGGCCAACGACCTGAACATTCGCCTGACCATCCGCGAACTGGTTGCGTTCGGCCGTTTTCCCTATACGCGGGGACGCTTGAATGCCGAAGATGAAAAACAGATCGACAGGGCACTCGATTATCTCGGACTCAAACCGCTCGAACACCGCTATCTTGACGAACTGTCCGGCGGCCAGCGGCAAATGGCGTTCATCGCCATGATCATCGCCCAGGACACGGAATACATCTTTCTGGACGAGCCGCTGAACAATCTCGACATGCGGCATTCCGTCCAGATCATGAAAGTTTTGCGCCGTCTGGTCACCGAAGCCGGGAAGACCGTCATGGTCGTGATCCACGACATCAACTTCGTGGTATCGCATGCCGATTACGTCATCGCCCTGAAAGAAGGAAAAGTCATCGCCCAGGGAGACACCGGAACCATCATCCGCCCCGACGTACTGAAAAACATCTATGACATGGATATCAAGGTCGCCGAAATCGATGGCCGCCCCATCTGTCTTTATTACAGCTGA
- a CDS encoding autotransporter outer membrane beta-barrel domain-containing protein, producing the protein MYGSWLGDDGQFVDVTLKRHHTQSDYDLYYTRGEKVDGSMHTSGTSLSVEYGRRFNIANTNYYLEPQAELMYGHLDSADYTTSNGVRISQDAIKSLVGRLGIAAGWVSPEKTGSAYIKASVLNDWEAESDIRASKDGISRKYSEDMGGTWGEFALGGTWNINKNFAAYGEVETTAGNPVRTTYQVSGGIRYSF; encoded by the coding sequence CTGTATGGCAGCTGGCTGGGAGATGACGGACAATTCGTCGATGTGACCCTGAAACGCCACCATACCCAAAGCGACTACGATCTGTATTACACACGGGGAGAAAAAGTGGACGGCAGCATGCACACCTCCGGAACGTCCCTGTCCGTGGAATATGGACGGCGCTTCAACATCGCCAACACCAATTACTATCTCGAACCACAGGCTGAATTGATGTACGGCCACCTCGACAGTGCGGACTACACAACCAGCAATGGAGTCAGAATCAGTCAGGATGCCATCAAGAGCCTTGTCGGCCGTCTCGGCATCGCGGCCGGATGGGTCTCTCCGGAAAAAACCGGCAGCGCCTACATCAAGGCCAGTGTATTGAACGACTGGGAAGCCGAATCCGACATTCGTGCAAGCAAGGACGGAATCAGCCGCAAATACAGTGAAGACATGGGAGGAACCTGGGGAGAATTCGCACTGGGCGGCACCTGGAACATCAACAAAAACTTCGCCGCCTACGGAGAAGTCGAAACCACAGCAGGCAACCCGGTCAGAACCACCTATCAGGTCAGTGGAGGTATCCGCTACAGCTTCTGA
- the rpmG gene encoding 50S ribosomal protein L33, giving the protein MAKAGREKIKLESTAGTGHFYTTTKNKRTTPEKIEIVKFDPKARKHVPYKEAKIK; this is encoded by the coding sequence ATGGCTAAGGCAGGTAGGGAAAAAATCAAGCTGGAATCGACTGCGGGTACGGGTCATTTTTATACGACAACGAAGAACAAGCGGACGACTCCTGAAAAGATCGAGATTGTCAAGTTCGACCCAAAGGCAAGAAAGCATGTCCCTTACAAGGAAGCAAAGATCAAGTAA
- the rpmB gene encoding 50S ribosomal protein L28, with the protein MARVCQVTGKKPMSGNTVSHAHNKSRRRFMPNLHYRRFFVESENRWVSLRVSNAGLRVIDKLGIEAVLADLRARGEKV; encoded by the coding sequence ATGGCTCGTGTTTGCCAAGTAACGGGGAAGAAACCCATGTCCGGGAATACGGTCTCTCACGCTCACAACAAGTCGAGACGCCGTTTCATGCCGAATTTGCATTACCGCCGCTTTTTTGTCGAATCCGAAAACCGCTGGGTTTCCCTGCGTGTTTCCAATGCCGGTCTTCGGGTGATCGACAAGCTGGGTATTGAAGCGGTTCTGGCTGATTTGCGCGCTCGCGGTGAGAAGGTCTGA
- a CDS encoding glycosyltransferase family 2 protein, giving the protein MSSIRIAIVIPVYQVERYIQECLDSVLKQTHENFIAFLVDDGSTDRSGSICDDYALRDSRFRVIHKPNGGVSSARNTALDKIEEDGTFDFIAFIDSDDFVSPFFLEKLVSAVVDYNADYSLCNTITFRDGETPVERKFFIPAEKLDQTGVLEQYLGLNGWRKYKSKKKSLFNKLFSARAVRSFRFDARLRTGEDVRYFAEVASNLKTGIVVNDSLYFYRVREGSLMTSPSPHDKPDRKKPANADVTEETGDNGTTDLGLETIKIFMSQAPDGSGLYWAIHGQLIDALWKKLKGAYIKDNPSEIQACKSKLKNEMRPMRHLSMRHYRMMFLLALGDSMMRNYCSSRKK; this is encoded by the coding sequence ATGTCTTCCATCCGTATCGCAATCGTCATTCCGGTTTATCAAGTAGAACGCTATATTCAGGAATGTCTTGACAGTGTTTTAAAACAGACACATGAAAATTTCATAGCGTTTCTTGTCGATGACGGATCAACGGACAGATCAGGAAGTATCTGTGATGATTACGCCCTGCGGGACAGTCGTTTCAGAGTCATTCACAAACCAAATGGCGGCGTTTCAAGTGCCAGGAATACTGCACTGGACAAGATAGAAGAAGATGGAACATTTGATTTTATCGCTTTTATAGACAGTGATGATTTTGTTTCTCCGTTTTTTCTCGAAAAACTGGTATCCGCCGTGGTTGATTACAATGCTGATTATTCCCTGTGCAATACGATTACATTCCGGGACGGCGAAACACCAGTGGAAAGAAAATTTTTCATTCCAGCTGAAAAACTTGATCAGACTGGTGTGCTGGAACAATATTTGGGATTGAATGGATGGAGAAAATACAAGAGCAAGAAGAAATCCCTGTTCAACAAACTGTTTTCTGCCCGTGCTGTACGTTCTTTCCGTTTTGATGCCCGCCTGAGAACGGGAGAAGATGTCAGATATTTTGCTGAAGTGGCGTCCAATCTGAAGACGGGGATTGTCGTCAATGATTCCCTGTATTTTTATCGTGTCAGAGAAGGCAGCCTGATGACTTCCCCATCGCCGCATGACAAGCCTGACCGAAAGAAACCGGCCAATGCTGATGTGACAGAGGAAACGGGAGATAACGGAACGACCGATCTGGGACTGGAGACGATCAAGATCTTCATGTCACAGGCTCCCGATGGCAGTGGCCTGTATTGGGCAATTCACGGACAACTGATCGATGCGCTCTGGAAAAAACTCAAAGGTGCCTATATCAAGGACAATCCCTCAGAAATCCAAGCATGCAAAAGCAAACTGAAAAACGAGATGCGCCCGATGAGGCATCTGAGCATGCGCCATTACAGAATGATGTTTTTGCTGGCCCTAGGCGATAGCATGATGCGAAATTATTGTTCTAGCAGAAAAAAATGA
- a CDS encoding acyltransferase family protein: protein MSPESSLSSPSPATPEKTHSKSSGYRPDIDGLRALAVFAVFFFHAFPEVVRGGFIGVDVFFVISGFLISSIIFTQLENGSFSFWQFYSRRIRRIYPVLITVLVACLAFGALFLLSHGLFSVYFMLNGEYAQLGKHVAGGAGFISNILLWFESGYFDKTAEAKPLLHLWSLGIEEQFYIVWPLLLWLAWKKRFNFFAVSALFAVVSFGLNLYVYRIDPVADFFSPLTRFWELLAGAMLAWAFLHPGSSPFIWKADSSGPVPVIGLLRKHERLRHILSMTGGLLLAVSVFFVRNTDTEGYPGAWALFPVLSAVLLIAAGKDGWFNKRILSRRILVWFGLISYPLYLWHWPLLSMARIVLRDEPPLWWLIATFPASVLLAWLTTKLIENPLRFGKYGNIKTVCLFAVMLCLGLTGFVIFKKDGFRSTLPYMARTLENVLEKRGKTNPAFYNGCHQDSYDKYGECPHRTSHPSKPTIAIWGDSHAAHLVTGFEQNFGDRFNILQRTGDTCPAILSGKQTQCLKKNQAVLKEFARIRPDYVVLAGFWHSLPALDNTIAELRKNGMEHIAVVGPVPVWKRELPIELIRTYQKDTVLPDRIRMEERKFARIDKAMSEQSKVWQVHYISPVRFLCNRQGCLARIGDSADRILYFDTDHLTEAGSGYLVSLFRNDPFFRRERRDFARHESGAENAAGNL from the coding sequence ATGTCGCCAGAATCTTCCTTGTCATCACCTTCTCCCGCAACGCCCGAAAAGACGCATTCCAAATCGTCCGGTTATCGCCCCGATATTGACGGTCTCCGGGCTCTGGCCGTGTTCGCGGTGTTTTTCTTTCACGCTTTTCCCGAAGTCGTACGTGGCGGTTTCATCGGCGTCGATGTTTTTTTCGTCATTTCCGGTTTTCTGATTTCTTCCATTATTTTTACGCAGCTTGAAAATGGCTCGTTTTCTTTCTGGCAGTTTTACAGCCGACGCATCCGCCGCATTTATCCGGTCCTGATTACAGTTCTGGTCGCCTGTCTCGCGTTCGGGGCACTGTTTTTGCTCAGCCACGGTCTTTTTTCCGTTTATTTCATGCTGAACGGTGAGTATGCCCAGCTGGGCAAACATGTTGCCGGGGGTGCCGGGTTCATTTCCAATATCCTGCTCTGGTTCGAAAGCGGCTATTTCGACAAGACAGCCGAAGCCAAACCGCTTTTGCATCTCTGGAGTCTGGGGATCGAGGAACAGTTTTATATCGTCTGGCCGCTTCTTCTTTGGCTGGCCTGGAAAAAACGGTTCAATTTTTTTGCCGTTTCCGCCCTGTTCGCCGTGGTTTCCTTCGGACTGAACCTGTATGTTTACCGCATCGATCCAGTCGCGGATTTTTTCTCTCCCCTCACCCGTTTCTGGGAATTGCTGGCCGGTGCCATGCTGGCGTGGGCTTTCCTGCATCCGGGTTCTTCCCCGTTCATATGGAAAGCGGATTCTTCGGGACCGGTTCCGGTTATCGGCCTGTTACGCAAACATGAAAGACTCCGCCATATCCTCTCCATGACCGGGGGACTGCTGCTGGCGGTTTCCGTGTTTTTTGTCAGAAACACCGATACTGAAGGCTACCCCGGAGCATGGGCCCTGTTTCCTGTCCTGTCGGCCGTTTTGCTGATCGCTGCCGGCAAGGATGGCTGGTTCAACAAACGGATTCTTTCCCGCCGGATTCTGGTCTGGTTCGGCCTGATCAGTTATCCGCTTTATCTCTGGCACTGGCCGCTTCTTTCCATGGCCCGTATCGTATTGCGGGACGAACCGCCCTTGTGGTGGCTGATCGCGACATTTCCGGCCAGTGTGCTTCTGGCTTGGCTGACGACGAAACTGATCGAGAATCCGCTTCGCTTCGGCAAATACGGCAATATCAAGACGGTTTGCCTTTTTGCGGTCATGCTGTGTCTTGGCCTCACCGGTTTCGTGATTTTCAAAAAGGACGGATTCCGGTCGACATTGCCTTATATGGCCAGAACGCTGGAAAACGTTCTGGAAAAAAGAGGCAAAACCAATCCCGCTTTTTATAACGGGTGTCATCAGGATTCCTATGACAAATACGGGGAATGCCCCCACCGGACGTCGCATCCGTCAAAACCGACGATTGCGATCTGGGGAGATTCCCATGCCGCCCATCTGGTGACGGGGTTCGAGCAAAATTTCGGCGACCGTTTCAATATCCTTCAGCGGACCGGGGATACCTGTCCGGCCATCCTGTCGGGAAAACAGACGCAATGTCTGAAAAAAAATCAGGCAGTCCTGAAAGAATTTGCCCGGATCCGGCCCGATTATGTCGTTCTGGCCGGTTTCTGGCACTCACTTCCCGCTCTGGACAATACGATTGCCGAACTGAGAAAAAACGGCATGGAACATATCGCCGTCGTCGGGCCGGTACCGGTCTGGAAACGGGAGCTGCCGATAGAACTGATCCGCACCTATCAGAAAGATACCGTTTTGCCGGACAGGATCCGGATGGAAGAAAGAAAATTCGCCAGAATCGACAAGGCCATGTCGGAACAGTCGAAAGTCTGGCAGGTTCACTATATTTCGCCGGTCCGGTTTCTGTGCAACCGACAGGGATGTCTGGCCAGAATCGGCGATTCGGCCGACCGGATTCTGTATTTCGACACCGATCATCTGACCGAGGCGGGTTCCGGTTATCTGGTGTCCCTGTTCAGGAACGATCCCTTTTTCAGGAGGGAAAGGCGGGATTTCGCCCGTCATGAAAGCGGTGCGGAAAACGCTGCCGGCAATCTGTGA
- the recD gene encoding exodeoxyribonuclease V subunit alpha: MTASRFFETPEQTLARAFARHVLAWAKDGGAFADTVTDRAAACALLEEAAYRVSLAVSSGDACLPLEEMTVEPGGSDMETLRLTLLESGVVAPAGDPGNAPLVLDDGNRLYLHRYFDYEHMLAQRLAAMREVRPVDAARIRPLLDALFPHENGETVNWQKTAVALALAQPLLVVSGGPGTGKTTTVASLLACLLETDPQNRIMLAAPTGKAAMRMLDAISQRSAFFPLHMQPMVPKQAQTVHRLLGMSGDGATVRYHADNPLPLDTLIVDEASMLDLAMAARLFDAVPAHARVVLLGDKDQLAAVEAGSVFAELGSRRFFTGDCLATLETLTGLHPDTVPSSLSGRTPLENRVVWLTRNYRFSETSGIGKLAADIRSRRLADAADFLCSSHDRSVRWLDMADPAVMANFRKTLLDWYAPYFDSVLNGENDAGKIFDMFNRFRILCAVREGPCGVAAVNRLIARAMAETVSGTGWGMDAAGSGWFAGRPVMIRRNDYSHGLFNGDVGIVLPDAPGRLAVWFMKEDGTFRTVSPSRLGEHETSFAMTVHQSQGSEFDSVALLLPAQFSRVLCRELVYTGITRAKTAITVMADRTILTQSLENDSVRRSGLGERLHEAWQNG; this comes from the coding sequence ATGACGGCATCCCGCTTTTTCGAAACACCGGAACAGACGCTGGCCCGTGCGTTCGCCCGGCATGTTCTGGCCTGGGCAAAAGACGGCGGGGCTTTTGCGGATACCGTAACGGATCGGGCGGCGGCTTGCGCCCTTCTGGAAGAGGCGGCATATCGCGTCAGTCTGGCGGTCTCGTCGGGAGATGCCTGCCTGCCGCTGGAAGAGATGACTGTCGAACCGGGTGGATCGGACATGGAAACGCTCCGTCTGACCCTGCTGGAGTCCGGCGTTGTCGCTCCCGCCGGCGATCCCGGCAACGCTCCGCTGGTACTGGATGACGGCAACCGGCTGTATCTGCACCGCTATTTCGACTATGAACACATGCTGGCGCAGCGGCTGGCCGCCATGCGCGAAGTCCGGCCGGTCGATGCCGCACGTATCCGCCCTCTGCTGGATGCCCTGTTCCCTCACGAGAACGGCGAAACGGTCAACTGGCAGAAAACCGCCGTGGCGCTGGCACTGGCACAACCGCTTCTCGTTGTATCCGGCGGGCCGGGAACCGGCAAAACCACTACGGTCGCTTCCCTTTTGGCCTGTCTGCTGGAAACCGACCCGCAGAACCGGATCATGCTGGCCGCCCCTACCGGGAAAGCCGCCATGCGCATGCTGGACGCCATTTCGCAGCGCTCGGCGTTCTTTCCGCTGCACATGCAGCCGATGGTGCCGAAACAGGCGCAAACGGTTCACCGCCTGCTTGGCATGTCGGGCGACGGTGCGACCGTTCGATACCATGCGGACAATCCGCTGCCGCTGGATACCCTGATCGTCGATGAGGCTTCCATGCTCGATCTGGCCATGGCCGCGCGTCTTTTCGATGCCGTTCCCGCTCATGCCCGGGTGGTTCTTCTGGGCGACAAGGATCAGCTGGCGGCGGTCGAAGCCGGTTCCGTTTTCGCGGAACTGGGTTCCCGCCGGTTTTTTACCGGAGACTGTCTGGCTACTCTGGAAACATTGACCGGGCTGCATCCGGATACGGTGCCTTCTTCCCTGTCGGGACGCACGCCCCTTGAAAACCGTGTCGTCTGGCTGACGCGCAATTACCGTTTCAGCGAAACGTCGGGAATCGGCAAGCTGGCCGCCGACATCCGTTCCCGCCGGCTTGCGGACGCCGCCGATTTTCTCTGTTCGAGCCACGACCGTTCCGTCCGATGGCTGGACATGGCCGATCCGGCCGTTATGGCGAATTTCAGAAAGACCCTGCTGGACTGGTACGCACCCTATTTCGATTCCGTGTTGAACGGTGAAAACGATGCCGGAAAGATTTTCGACATGTTCAACCGGTTCCGTATTCTCTGTGCCGTGCGCGAAGGCCCCTGCGGCGTCGCTGCGGTCAATCGGCTGATCGCCCGGGCTATGGCGGAGACCGTATCCGGAACCGGATGGGGAATGGACGCTGCCGGTTCCGGCTGGTTTGCAGGCAGGCCGGTCATGATCCGGCGAAACGATTATTCCCACGGCCTGTTCAATGGCGATGTCGGGATCGTTCTTCCGGATGCCCCGGGTCGTCTGGCCGTCTGGTTCATGAAAGAGGACGGAACGTTCAGGACCGTGTCGCCTTCCCGGCTGGGCGAGCATGAAACCTCTTTCGCGATGACGGTTCACCAGTCGCAGGGATCGGAATTCGATTCGGTCGCCCTGCTGTTGCCCGCGCAGTTTTCCCGTGTCCTGTGCCGGGAACTGGTTTACACCGGCATTACCCGCGCGAAAACGGCCATTACGGTCATGGCCGACAGGACCATTTTAACGCAGAGTCTGGAAAACGATTCCGTCAGGCGTTCCGGTCTTGGGGAAAGATTGCACGAGGCATGGCAAAACGGCTGA
- a CDS encoding phospholipase D family protein, with amino-acid sequence MTRRLHRFFLFGLIVLFSARLHAQTVIESAFSPDDRAEALILKVIDSSKENLRLAAYAFTSPPVMKSLLAAKKRGVDVKIVVDEKGNRSKASKAAMNLMVNANIPLRTVSKYRIHHDKYIVVDGRHVETGSFNYSKSAARHNSENVVVIWNDPVIAKRYLKHWESRWNQGTDWKSEY; translated from the coding sequence ATGACAAGAAGACTCCATCGTTTTTTCCTGTTCGGGCTGATCGTGCTTTTTTCGGCCCGGCTTCATGCACAAACCGTTATCGAAAGCGCATTTTCTCCTGATGACAGGGCCGAAGCACTGATCCTGAAGGTGATTGATTCATCGAAGGAAAACCTTCGTCTTGCCGCTTACGCCTTTACATCCCCGCCGGTCATGAAAAGTCTGCTCGCTGCCAAAAAACGCGGGGTGGACGTCAAAATCGTAGTCGATGAAAAAGGCAACCGTTCCAAGGCAAGCAAGGCGGCCATGAACCTGATGGTCAATGCGAATATTCCCTTGCGCACGGTTTCGAAATATCGCATTCATCATGACAAGTATATTGTGGTAGACGGAAGGCATGTTGAGACCGGCAGTTTCAACTACAGCAAATCGGCAGCCAGACACAACAGCGAGAATGTGGTCGTGATCTGGAACGATCCGGTCATCGCGAAACGCTATCTGAAACATTGGGAATCCCGCTGGAATCAGGGAACGGACTGGAAGTCGGAATACTGA
- a CDS encoding helix-turn-helix domain-containing protein, translating into MDKIAKRIEDCRHGKNISQSELARKVGVTPQAVQKWEKAKTVPRGATLRRLADVLGVSPAYIQFGITTSVSDTFSVEQETPDYVVVQREKQDDWPFSVTREQFSRFSEEQRSLINRYIEILWQSIEKKES; encoded by the coding sequence ATGGATAAAATTGCCAAAAGAATCGAAGATTGCCGACACGGCAAAAATATCAGCCAGTCCGAGCTGGCACGGAAAGTCGGTGTCACACCGCAGGCCGTGCAGAAATGGGAAAAAGCCAAAACCGTTCCACGGGGTGCCACTTTGCGGCGACTGGCCGATGTGCTGGGAGTGTCGCCGGCCTATATCCAGTTCGGTATAACGACATCCGTTTCCGATACGTTTTCTGTCGAACAGGAAACACCGGATTATGTCGTGGTCCAGCGGGAAAAACAGGATGACTGGCCTTTTTCGGTGACAAGGGAACAGTTCAGCCGGTTTTCCGAGGAACAGCGTTCGCTGATCAATCGCTATATCGAGATTCTCTGGCAATCGATCGAAAAAAAAGAATCCTGA
- a CDS encoding single-stranded DNA-binding protein, which translates to MAREMASVNKVILMGTVTTVPDFRVLENGTMMVNLQLETVSAGETEKHHVIFFGHLGEIVLQYVHQDMPVYIEGRIRNRQYEDRNGNRHRVTTIVARKMQMLARKKTDEPPVSDLFGNVNLYKRVRDGEDALPDLADFDEGYEWW; encoded by the coding sequence ATGGCGAGAGAAATGGCATCGGTCAACAAGGTGATTCTGATGGGAACGGTCACCACCGTTCCGGATTTCAGGGTTCTGGAAAACGGTACCATGATGGTCAATCTCCAGCTTGAGACCGTTTCCGCTGGTGAGACAGAAAAACACCATGTCATTTTTTTCGGTCATCTGGGAGAAATCGTCCTGCAATATGTCCATCAGGACATGCCGGTCTATATCGAAGGCAGGATCCGGAACCGGCAATATGAAGACAGAAACGGAAACCGGCATCGAGTGACGACGATTGTCGCACGGAAAATGCAAATGCTGGCAAGGAAAAAAACGGATGAACCACCGGTTTCCGATCTGTTCGGCAATGTCAATCTTTATAAACGGGTACGGGATGGCGAAGATGCCCTTCCCGATCTCGCCGATTTTGATGAAGGATACGAATGGTGGTAG
- a CDS encoding siderophore ABC transporter substrate-binding protein, with protein MKKKLLYAFAFVLTLGLLTACNKPSEPAGNAVQDKPGTETSLTITHELGSTTVPRHPKKVAVFDMGVLDIMNEIGADTQVAVPNDAITSWLSKYKNKTNIGGIKEPDLEGLYNYKPDIIFISGRQKAYYSELSKIAPTVYIQIEPGRYMADLEKNVTDVGRIFGKEDVAARKMDDLKKQIANARAVAANSNDKALILLTNDGSMSAYGKGSRFGLIHDVLGIREADENIKVSIHGQEVGYEYIAKINPDIIYVVDRTAVVGGTKFASTTLDNALVNSTKAGKNKKIVTMDAESWYLTTGGLTSTEKMINDALTGLKK; from the coding sequence ATGAAAAAGAAACTGCTTTACGCTTTTGCATTCGTTCTGACACTCGGTCTGCTGACCGCCTGCAACAAGCCGTCCGAACCGGCCGGAAATGCGGTACAGGACAAGCCGGGTACAGAAACCTCGCTGACCATCACCCATGAACTGGGAAGCACCACCGTGCCGCGACATCCCAAAAAAGTCGCCGTCTTCGACATGGGGGTGCTGGATATCATGAATGAAATCGGTGCCGACACGCAGGTGGCCGTCCCGAACGATGCCATCACCTCCTGGTTGTCCAAATACAAAAACAAGACCAATATCGGCGGGATCAAGGAACCGGATCTGGAAGGACTCTACAACTACAAGCCGGACATCATTTTCATCAGCGGACGGCAGAAAGCCTATTATTCCGAACTGTCCAAAATCGCACCGACCGTCTATATCCAGATCGAACCGGGCCGCTACATGGCCGATCTTGAAAAGAACGTTACCGATGTCGGCAGAATCTTCGGCAAGGAAGACGTTGCCGCCCGCAAAATGGACGACCTCAAAAAACAGATCGCCAATGCCAGAGCTGTTGCCGCCAACAGCAATGACAAGGCCCTGATCCTGCTGACCAACGACGGCAGCATGAGTGCCTACGGCAAAGGTTCCCGTTTCGGCCTGATCCATGACGTACTGGGCATCAGGGAAGCCGATGAAAATATCAAGGTTTCCATCCACGGCCAGGAAGTCGGCTATGAATACATCGCCAAAATCAATCCCGACATCATCTACGTCGTGGACAGAACGGCTGTCGTAGGCGGCACAAAATTCGCCAGTACCACGCTGGACAATGCACTGGTCAACAGTACCAAAGCCGGCAAGAACAAAAAGATCGTCACGATGGATGCCGAATCCTGGTATCTGACCACCGGTGGACTGACATCCACGGAAAAAATGATAAACGACGCGCTGACCGGCCTGAAAAAATAA
- the hpnC gene encoding squalene synthase HpnC produces the protein MAVKHYENFPVASILLPPHLRQPVEAIYNFARSADDIADEGDLTSHERLAALAFYADEIDRIERNEKPERELFVLLAGVIRDFRLPLEPFRNLLSAFRQDISVKRYDSYTDLLDYCRRSANPVGLLMLHLYEAATEENSHMSDAICTSLQLINFWQDVALDWEKDRIYLPLEDMRLFSVTQEDIALGKTSENWRSLMAFEVERTRKLMRSGAPLAEKLPGRIGWELRLVVQGGLRVLERIESSGFDVFRKRPILRGGDWLSIIWRTLKRRAR, from the coding sequence ATGGCAGTCAAACATTACGAAAATTTTCCGGTGGCATCCATCCTCCTGCCCCCTCACCTGCGCCAACCTGTCGAAGCGATCTACAATTTCGCCCGATCGGCTGACGACATTGCGGATGAAGGCGATCTGACGTCACACGAAAGACTGGCGGCACTGGCATTTTATGCCGATGAGATCGACAGGATCGAGAGAAACGAAAAACCGGAAAGAGAGCTGTTTGTCCTGTTAGCCGGTGTCATCCGCGATTTCAGGCTGCCTCTTGAACCTTTCCGGAACCTGCTTTCAGCCTTCCGGCAGGATATTTCGGTCAAGCGCTATGACAGTTATACCGATTTGCTGGATTACTGCCGCCGGTCGGCGAATCCGGTGGGGCTTTTGATGCTGCATCTTTACGAAGCGGCGACGGAAGAAAACAGCCACATGTCGGATGCCATATGCACATCCCTTCAACTGATCAATTTCTGGCAGGATGTCGCACTGGATTGGGAAAAAGACCGGATTTATCTGCCGCTTGAAGACATGAGGCTTTTCAGCGTGACCCAAGAGGATATCGCGCTCGGGAAAACCAGCGAAAACTGGCGGTCGCTGATGGCTTTCGAAGTGGAACGGACAAGGAAACTGATGCGTTCAGGCGCTCCGCTTGCCGAAAAACTGCCGGGCCGGATCGGCTGGGAACTCAGACTGGTTGTCCAGGGCGGACTTCGGGTTCTTGAACGAATCGAATCGTCCGGTTTCGACGTGTTCCGCAAACGCCCGATTTTGCGGGGCGGCGACTGGCTGAGCATCATCTGGCGCACACTGAAACGCCGGGCCCGCTGA